The following are encoded in a window of Bacillus xiapuensis genomic DNA:
- a CDS encoding PAS domain-containing sensor histidine kinase, giving the protein MKKRERYIYIFIVILPAIIAIFGFYQILSERAKEERVKKLEWVANMHRNQMDQFINETVVSLDILAVSTESELNNLTKVRTILQKMASKDPRYGGIYMLDFEGNLLVGTNDLLKQYNLRDKPYIKEVLLTKNTAVSEEAETLVNNQPVIAIATPVMKNQQVKAILVSHIRLDYMKNIMRLLTPEHSIAFENAKQIPIFSINQTKELSEDGNYLRYPLAQLPWSLVIASEPSEEENVVPITLLFAVIVIILLHICFLLVKYLMLKRQTKLERMQQEAQKLELIGTLAASTAHEIRNPLTGIKGLVQLLNEKYNDSTDELYFSVINKEIARINQIVSEFLILGKPTAQKVQTVDIREIIVDLNPLIYSEANQYSVHYQVVLPEQETWVNVNFDQMKQVILNLTKNAFEAMNEGGDLRLTVIKEGNSCHLSITDTGPGIEKEHLHQLFKPFFTSKDNGTGLGLVVCKRIVESFGGTIEIISEFGFGTTVSVTLPLQNR; this is encoded by the coding sequence ATGAAAAAACGCGAAAGATATATATATATATTTATAGTGATCTTGCCTGCCATCATCGCGATCTTCGGTTTTTATCAAATTCTTTCTGAGCGGGCTAAGGAAGAGCGTGTCAAAAAGCTGGAATGGGTAGCGAATATGCATCGCAACCAAATGGATCAATTTATTAATGAGACAGTCGTAAGTCTTGACATTTTAGCCGTCAGCACAGAATCGGAGCTGAATAACTTAACGAAAGTGCGGACCATTTTGCAGAAAATGGCCAGTAAAGATCCGCGGTATGGCGGAATTTATATGCTTGATTTCGAGGGGAACTTGCTGGTTGGCACCAACGATTTGCTGAAGCAATACAACTTGAGGGATAAACCTTATATCAAAGAAGTGCTGCTGACCAAGAATACAGCTGTTTCTGAGGAAGCGGAAACACTGGTTAATAATCAGCCGGTTATCGCCATCGCTACACCTGTGATGAAAAATCAGCAAGTCAAAGCGATTCTTGTTTCCCATATCCGCCTCGATTACATGAAAAACATTATGCGGCTCCTAACGCCAGAGCACTCTATTGCCTTTGAAAATGCCAAGCAGATTCCGATTTTCTCAATCAATCAGACGAAGGAACTGTCAGAGGATGGCAATTACTTGCGCTATCCGCTCGCGCAGCTGCCCTGGAGCTTAGTCATTGCCTCGGAACCAAGCGAAGAAGAGAACGTCGTACCGATCACACTGTTATTCGCAGTCATCGTAATTATTCTGCTTCATATTTGCTTTTTACTTGTTAAATACCTGATGCTAAAGAGACAGACAAAATTAGAAAGAATGCAGCAGGAAGCTCAAAAGCTTGAACTGATCGGAACACTGGCCGCAAGCACAGCCCATGAAATTCGCAACCCGCTGACCGGCATTAAAGGACTGGTTCAGCTGCTCAACGAAAAATATAACGACAGCACAGACGAGCTGTACTTCTCTGTCATTAATAAAGAAATTGCTCGCATTAACCAAATTGTCAGCGAGTTTTTGATTTTAGGAAAGCCCACTGCACAAAAGGTACAAACGGTTGACATCCGAGAGATTATTGTTGATCTGAATCCATTGATCTATTCTGAAGCCAATCAGTATTCAGTCCATTATCAGGTGGTGCTGCCGGAGCAGGAAACTTGGGTGAATGTGAATTTTGATCAGATGAAGCAAGTCATTTTAAATCTAACGAAGAATGCCTTTGAAGCCATGAACGAAGGCGGAGATTTGAGATTAACCGTGATTAAAGAAGGAAACAGCTGCCATCTTTCTATTACCGATACAGGCCCCGGCATCGAGAAAGAACATTTGCATCAGCTCTTTAAGCCCTTTTTTACTTCTAAAGATAATGGCACCGGGCTGGGACTCGTTGTATGCAAGCGAATTGTTGAATCATTTGGAGGCACAATTGAAATTATCAGTGAATTCGGTTTTGGCACAACCGTGAGCGTCACCCTTCCGCTCCAAAATCGCTGA